The following are encoded together in the Nocardioides sp. Arc9.136 genome:
- a CDS encoding Lrp/AsnC family transcriptional regulator gives MDAVDQVIVGLLKSDGRLPHREIARLSGISRSVVAARMHRLLTSGEVVVRGVVHPAVLGRSSLAHVGVAVSGRADVVAERVAERSDVPFVSLTAGPYAVVAELRTGSPRDIDEALAAIRLLPGVRALDTLPYAEVIRDVVGPTGAVATTVDATDVALLRALQDDGRASYVELAAVVGLSPAGVRRRVVRLLEAQVVRVGALVRQSGDDPQVALGIGIRLGGGHVEVVAALLGLPAVSFLARTWGRFDAVATLRTFTPGALLEALDAVRSLDGVADVESWSHLRFVKETYAAPALQP, from the coding sequence ATGGACGCGGTCGACCAGGTCATCGTCGGGCTGCTGAAGTCCGACGGCCGGCTCCCGCACCGGGAGATCGCCCGGCTCTCGGGGATCTCCCGATCCGTGGTCGCCGCGCGCATGCACCGGCTGCTGACCTCCGGCGAGGTCGTCGTCCGCGGCGTCGTGCACCCGGCCGTCCTGGGCCGCAGCTCCCTCGCCCACGTCGGGGTGGCCGTCTCGGGCCGCGCCGATGTCGTCGCCGAGCGGGTCGCGGAGCGGTCCGACGTGCCCTTCGTGTCGCTGACGGCCGGCCCGTACGCCGTCGTCGCCGAGCTGCGGACCGGGTCGCCACGGGACATCGACGAGGCGCTCGCGGCGATCCGGCTCCTCCCCGGCGTGCGGGCGCTCGACACCCTTCCCTACGCCGAGGTCATCCGGGACGTGGTGGGACCGACCGGTGCGGTGGCCACCACGGTCGACGCGACGGACGTGGCTCTGCTACGGGCCCTGCAGGACGACGGGCGCGCGTCGTACGTCGAGCTCGCGGCGGTGGTGGGGCTCTCCCCGGCGGGTGTGCGGCGGCGTGTGGTGCGGTTGCTGGAGGCCCAGGTCGTCCGGGTCGGTGCGCTGGTGCGGCAGTCGGGGGACGACCCGCAGGTCGCGCTCGGGATCGGCATCCGGCTGGGCGGGGGGCACGTGGAGGTGGTCGCCGCGCTCCTCGGGCTGCCGGCGGTGAGCTTCCTGGCGCGCACGTGGGGGAGGTTCGACGCGGTCGCGACGCTGCGGACGTTCACCCCCGGGGCGTTGCTCGAGGCCCTGGACGCCGTGCGGTCGTTGGACGGCGTCGCCGACGTGGAGAGCTGGAGCCACCTGCGGTTCGTGAAGGAGACCTACGCCGCGCCGGCGCTGCAGCCGTGA
- a CDS encoding APC family permease codes for MSDTLHSGSEGSDTATTGLARNALNLPELVFTAMAALAPLTLVVAVMPLHFFVGGPAVPGGYLVAAAVMGLFAVGLTTIMRYIRNTGAFYAIIARGLGKVPGSASALLAIVAYNALQVSTYGALGLYAADVVEQVFGIDAPWWLYGAVALVLVALLGYRGITASAKVLTVVLTLEMVALAALAVAILADGGTGPLSLTPFSPSTVLDPSNGPMYGLIFGAFMGFESTVIYSEETAGGARTMRRATYAVVAVIGVFYAAIAYVIVSAYGVGDIATAASEDPAGLVVVLFDRYTSAWVGELVSVLLLLSAFAALLALHNASNRYAFALGRERLIPSAFARTHPTTRSPWVAGLTQSAVAAVVLVACVALDVDPYLGLLLWGSALGFLGIIALWALCALAAVVYMRRHHPEVGLWRSAVAPLLAAVALAVVFVLVIANFDLFSGGTPAVNATLFTIAALAVVGGVGRALYLRARVPEVYARLGTTDAGADPAHEPADEPVAEPTDEPRTW; via the coding sequence GTGTCCGACACCTTGCACAGCGGGTCTGAAGGATCCGACACCGCCACGACCGGCCTGGCGCGGAACGCGCTCAACCTGCCGGAGCTGGTCTTCACCGCGATGGCGGCGCTCGCACCGCTGACCCTCGTGGTCGCCGTGATGCCGCTGCACTTCTTCGTCGGCGGTCCGGCCGTGCCCGGGGGCTACCTCGTCGCCGCCGCCGTCATGGGCCTGTTCGCCGTCGGGCTGACGACGATCATGCGCTACATCCGCAACACCGGCGCGTTCTACGCGATCATCGCCCGCGGGCTCGGCAAGGTCCCCGGCTCCGCCTCGGCGCTGCTGGCGATCGTGGCCTACAACGCGCTGCAGGTCTCGACGTACGGCGCCCTGGGCCTCTACGCCGCCGACGTCGTCGAGCAGGTCTTCGGGATCGACGCACCATGGTGGCTCTACGGTGCGGTCGCGCTCGTCCTCGTCGCGCTCCTCGGCTACCGCGGCATCACCGCCAGCGCGAAGGTCCTCACCGTCGTGCTGACGCTGGAGATGGTCGCGCTCGCCGCGCTGGCCGTCGCGATCCTCGCCGACGGCGGCACCGGTCCGCTCTCCCTGACGCCGTTCTCCCCGAGCACCGTCCTGGACCCCTCCAACGGCCCGATGTACGGGCTGATCTTCGGCGCCTTCATGGGCTTCGAGTCCACGGTCATCTACTCCGAGGAGACCGCGGGAGGCGCGCGGACCATGCGCCGCGCCACCTACGCAGTCGTCGCCGTCATCGGCGTGTTCTACGCCGCCATCGCCTACGTCATCGTGTCGGCGTACGGCGTCGGCGACATCGCCACCGCGGCCAGCGAGGACCCCGCCGGCCTGGTCGTCGTGCTCTTCGACCGCTACACCTCCGCATGGGTCGGCGAGCTGGTCTCCGTCCTGCTGCTCCTCAGCGCCTTCGCAGCGCTGCTCGCCCTGCACAACGCGAGCAACCGCTACGCGTTCGCCCTGGGCCGGGAGCGCCTGATCCCCAGCGCCTTCGCCCGCACGCACCCCACCACCCGGTCCCCGTGGGTCGCCGGCCTGACGCAGAGCGCCGTCGCGGCCGTCGTGCTGGTCGCCTGCGTCGCCCTCGACGTCGACCCCTACCTCGGCCTGCTGCTCTGGGGCAGCGCCCTGGGCTTCCTCGGGATCATCGCGCTGTGGGCGCTGTGCGCCCTCGCCGCCGTCGTCTACATGCGCCGCCACCATCCGGAGGTCGGCCTCTGGCGCTCGGCCGTCGCGCCCCTCCTCGCGGCCGTCGCCCTCGCCGTCGTCTTCGTCCTGGTCATCGCCAACTTCGACCTCTTCTCCGGCGGCACACCGGCGGTCAACGCCACGCTCTTCACCATCGCCGCCCTCGCCGTCGTCGGTGGCGTCGGCCGGGCGCTGTACCTGCGGGCCCGCGTCCCGGAGGTCTACGCCCGGCTCGGGACGACCGACGCCGGCGCCGACCCCGCCCACGAGCCGGCCGACGAGCCGGTCGCCGAGCCCACCGACGAGCCGAGGACGTGGTGA
- the speB gene encoding agmatinase: protein MTAHPSPDPRTVGPTDSSLVPRYAGPATFARLPRIDQVDHADVVVAGVPFDTGVSYRPGARFGPGHVRESSRLLRPYHPALDASPFELAQVVDGGDIIANPFDIPAAIDAIQAGASGLTSSGAGLLTIGGDHTIALPLLRDVAERHGPVALLHFDAHLDTWDTYFGARYTHGTPFRRAVEEGLVDTEALCHVGTRGPLYGKKDLEDDRRFGFGILTASDVYHQGVLEIVDRLRSRVGDRPLYVSVDIDVLDPAHAPGTGTPEAGGLTSRELLEILRGLRGLHLVGADVVEVSPAYDHAELTGVAASHVAYDLLTLMTLQRRA from the coding sequence ATGACCGCCCACCCGAGCCCCGACCCACGGACCGTGGGGCCTACCGACAGCTCCCTGGTGCCGCGGTACGCCGGGCCGGCGACGTTCGCCCGCCTGCCGCGGATCGACCAGGTGGACCACGCGGACGTGGTCGTCGCCGGCGTCCCCTTCGACACCGGGGTCTCCTACCGGCCCGGAGCCCGCTTCGGGCCCGGCCACGTGCGGGAGTCCTCCCGGCTGCTGCGCCCCTACCACCCGGCGCTGGACGCCTCGCCGTTCGAGCTCGCCCAGGTCGTCGACGGCGGCGACATCATCGCCAACCCCTTCGACATCCCGGCCGCCATCGACGCCATCCAGGCGGGGGCGTCCGGCCTGACCAGCAGCGGCGCGGGCCTGCTCACGATCGGCGGGGACCACACCATCGCGCTCCCCCTCCTCCGCGACGTGGCCGAGCGCCACGGCCCGGTCGCGCTGCTCCACTTCGACGCGCACCTGGACACCTGGGACACCTACTTCGGCGCCCGCTACACGCACGGGACGCCGTTCCGCCGCGCCGTCGAGGAGGGCCTGGTCGACACCGAGGCGCTGTGCCACGTCGGCACCCGCGGCCCGCTGTACGGCAAGAAGGACCTCGAGGACGACCGACGGTTCGGGTTCGGGATCCTGACCGCCAGCGACGTCTACCACCAGGGCGTCCTGGAGATCGTCGACCGGCTCCGCTCGCGGGTCGGCGACCGACCGCTGTACGTCTCGGTCGACATCGACGTGCTCGACCCCGCGCACGCACCGGGGACCGGCACGCCCGAGGCCGGCGGCCTCACCAGCCGCGAGCTCCTCGAGATCCTCCGGGGCCTGCGCGGGCTCCACCTCGTCGGCGCCGACGTCGTCGAGGTCTCCCCCGCCTACGACCACGCCGAGCTCACCGGGGTCGCCGCGTCGCACGTCGCCTACGACCTCCTCACCCTGATGACCCTGCAGCGGCGGGCGTGA
- a CDS encoding cache domain-containing protein produces the protein MTLHDSPDVDRVTLAVLEVVGHALELADRIAAAVQPALEARPAPRRSDLTGVEALVGPVLADLDQPEQGAGFVAAVGLLEDAPWWLEWFARDPDGRVQRLVTHSDPDGIGFYDYESLPWYVVPRDSGHRHVTGPYVDYLCTEEYTLTFSTPVHAGGRFVGVAGADIAVKHVEEHLLPALCAAGTRLAVVNGDGRILSSNSGRHVCGDLLETDPASPVRATRAIDGLPLSVVDLGD, from the coding sequence ATGACCCTGCACGACTCCCCCGACGTCGACCGGGTGACCCTGGCGGTCCTCGAGGTCGTCGGCCACGCCCTCGAGCTCGCCGACCGGATCGCGGCCGCGGTCCAGCCCGCGCTCGAGGCGCGACCCGCACCACGTCGCTCGGACCTCACCGGGGTCGAGGCGCTCGTCGGCCCGGTGCTCGCCGACCTGGACCAGCCGGAGCAGGGGGCGGGGTTCGTGGCGGCCGTCGGGCTGCTCGAGGACGCGCCCTGGTGGCTGGAGTGGTTCGCGCGCGACCCCGACGGACGGGTGCAGCGGCTGGTCACCCACTCCGACCCCGACGGCATCGGCTTCTACGACTACGAGTCGCTCCCCTGGTACGTCGTGCCCCGCGACTCCGGCCACCGGCACGTGACCGGTCCCTACGTCGACTACCTGTGCACCGAGGAGTACACCCTCACCTTCAGCACCCCCGTCCACGCCGGCGGCCGCTTCGTGGGCGTGGCCGGCGCCGACATCGCCGTCAAGCACGTCGAGGAGCACCTGCTGCCCGCGCTCTGCGCGGCCGGCACCCGGCTCGCGGTGGTCAACGGCGACGGCCGGATCCTGTCGAGCAACAGCGGGCGCCACGTCTGCGGCGACCTGCTGGAGACCGACCCCGCCTCCCCCGTGCGCGCGACCCGCGCGATCGACGGCCTGCCGCTGTCGGTCGTCGACCTCGGCGACTGA
- a CDS encoding ABC transporter ATP-binding protein — protein MPHPTSATAPAPAPGAAPQVPAISLRGLRKHFGDVAAVDGVDLDIADGEFFSMLGPSGSGKTTVLRLVAGFEQASEGTVLLGGVDVTRAAPFERDVHTVFQDYALFPHMSVLDNVAYGLRVRGLGKKDRRQRAQQALDTVRLGHLGGRRPTQLSGGQRQRVALARAIVLEPRVLLLDEPLGALDLKLREQMQVELKQLQRDLGITFVFVTHDQEEALTLSDRIAVFDAGRIQQLGTPRDIYEHPTSAYVAGFVGTTNLLTEEVSRQLLGVDGEHAIRPERLRLTPAGSEPPASGEVALGAVVVETIYLGSANRVHLRTHDGVDLVALEPSDGRLTDPEHRGDSVTVRFARADVVALSPATS, from the coding sequence ATGCCACACCCGACCAGCGCGACCGCGCCGGCCCCCGCGCCGGGCGCCGCCCCGCAGGTCCCTGCGATTTCCCTGCGCGGACTGCGCAAGCACTTCGGCGACGTCGCCGCGGTCGACGGCGTGGACCTCGACATCGCCGACGGCGAGTTCTTCTCCATGCTCGGTCCGTCGGGGTCGGGCAAGACCACGGTGCTGCGCCTGGTCGCCGGGTTCGAGCAGGCCTCGGAGGGCACCGTGCTGCTCGGCGGCGTCGACGTCACCCGGGCCGCGCCGTTCGAGCGCGACGTGCACACCGTCTTCCAGGACTACGCGCTCTTCCCGCACATGAGCGTCCTCGACAACGTCGCCTACGGGCTCCGCGTGCGGGGCCTGGGCAAGAAGGACCGCCGGCAGCGGGCCCAGCAGGCGCTCGACACCGTGCGGCTGGGCCACCTCGGCGGGCGACGTCCCACCCAGCTCTCCGGCGGCCAGCGCCAGCGGGTCGCCCTCGCGCGGGCGATCGTCCTCGAGCCCCGTGTGCTGCTCCTCGACGAGCCGCTCGGCGCGCTCGACCTCAAGCTCCGCGAGCAGATGCAGGTCGAGCTCAAGCAGCTCCAGCGCGACCTGGGCATCACATTCGTCTTCGTCACCCACGACCAGGAGGAGGCGCTCACCCTCAGCGACCGGATCGCCGTCTTCGACGCGGGTCGCATCCAGCAGCTCGGGACGCCCCGCGACATCTACGAGCACCCGACCTCGGCGTACGTCGCCGGGTTCGTCGGCACCACCAACCTGCTCACCGAGGAGGTGTCGAGGCAGCTGCTGGGCGTGGACGGCGAGCACGCGATCCGGCCGGAGCGGCTGCGGCTCACGCCGGCCGGGTCGGAGCCGCCGGCCTCCGGCGAGGTCGCCCTCGGCGCGGTCGTGGTCGAGACGATCTACCTCGGCAGCGCCAACCGGGTGCACCTGCGCACCCACGACGGCGTCGACCTGGTCGCGCTCGAGCCGAGCGACGGCCGGCTCACCGATCCCGAGCACCGCGGCGACTCCGTGACGGTCCGCTTCGCCCGGGCCGACGTGGTCGCGCTGAGCCCCGCCACCTCCTGA
- a CDS encoding cupin domain-containing protein — MTTPATPLTIDAVRAVDRTAPRVVPDPAGYDRVTGDWAEAEYRAVEIADDSLGGLWEGEPGEVFFESWPYTEFCVVISGRVAVRDDAGARREFGPGEAFVVPRGFRGTWETLEPSVKYFVAMR, encoded by the coding sequence ATGACGACCCCCGCGACCCCCCTGACCATCGACGCCGTCCGCGCGGTCGACCGCACCGCCCCCAGGGTGGTGCCGGACCCCGCCGGCTACGACCGCGTCACCGGCGACTGGGCCGAGGCGGAGTACCGCGCCGTCGAGATCGCCGACGACTCCCTGGGCGGGCTCTGGGAGGGCGAGCCCGGGGAGGTCTTCTTCGAGTCCTGGCCCTACACCGAGTTCTGCGTGGTGATCAGCGGCCGGGTCGCGGTCCGGGACGACGCCGGGGCCCGCCGCGAGTTCGGGCCCGGGGAGGCGTTCGTCGTCCCGCGCGGCTTCCGCGGCACGTGGGAGACCCTCGAGCCGTCGGTCAAGTACTTCGTGGCCATGCGATGA
- a CDS encoding FadR/GntR family transcriptional regulator codes for MAVQFYGRASAAVFSPLESKSRSELVSRRLTDAIALGLLPDAEQLPGETDLAGIFGVSTVTVREALSVLRAEGLIETRRGRGGGSFVRTPEGGVVELARRRLDGFSLSELRDLGDVYAAISGASAALAARRSSAEDLDRLRRVADTLATATAPDARRRADAHFHVEVAAAAQSPQLYHEEVRLQAEFGTLLWIAFGDDSSHEQMVRSCRAVVDSIANRDPRAAREAAEQRVADSTARLIDYRLNRDRR; via the coding sequence GTGGCGGTGCAGTTCTACGGCCGGGCGTCGGCAGCGGTGTTCTCGCCACTGGAGTCCAAGAGCCGGTCCGAGCTGGTGAGCCGCCGCCTGACCGACGCGATCGCGCTCGGCCTCCTCCCCGACGCCGAGCAGCTGCCCGGCGAGACCGACCTCGCCGGGATCTTCGGCGTCTCGACCGTCACCGTCCGCGAGGCCCTGTCCGTCCTGCGGGCCGAGGGGCTGATCGAGACCCGGCGGGGTCGCGGGGGCGGCAGCTTCGTGCGCACGCCGGAGGGTGGCGTCGTGGAGCTGGCCCGGCGCCGGCTCGACGGCTTCAGCCTCAGTGAGCTGCGCGACCTCGGTGACGTCTACGCCGCCATCAGCGGCGCCAGCGCCGCCCTGGCCGCGCGCCGCTCCAGCGCCGAGGACCTCGACCGGCTGCGGCGGGTGGCCGACACGCTCGCCACCGCCACCGCGCCCGACGCACGCCGGCGCGCCGACGCCCACTTCCACGTCGAGGTGGCCGCGGCGGCCCAGTCGCCGCAGCTCTACCACGAGGAGGTCCGGCTCCAGGCGGAGTTCGGCACCCTCCTGTGGATCGCCTTCGGGGACGACTCCAGCCACGAGCAGATGGTGCGCAGCTGCCGTGCCGTGGTGGACTCCATCGCGAACCGAGACCCCCGGGCCGCCCGCGAGGCCGCAGAGCAGCGGGTCGCGGACTCCACCGCCCGCCTGATCGACTACCGACTCAACCGGGACCGCCGATGA
- a CDS encoding CehA/McbA family metallohydrolase, whose amino-acid sequence MVIPVLPSPASHGPASPEPEYRPVDLDAVADASVDVFEDPADVELGERRLHGLPFRFGTPERAVVRVDPRTTTRVPATGPATWLVFAHAVLEADLYRGGRVGDRVGSYTLEYADGTTHTHPLRQRFEIGPTPRRWDDRPLPLDWGQTPLLARNDAEHVLMDRSCGRYDQAGARLVGIDDPQSQVPYVLPYRFYLWALENPRPDADLTAVSVTADEATLLLGALTLSRLDEEPFTTTVAREVLLDIRDGDVDETVEVDVDRGSATYVYRTTPDVQDAAGLPAGWGAPRPSAWPTGYTKISASPSATVTVRRGGHPIGEFRWADLVAHDVLSFDWGTVRLPRPDQNWVRTRVRDAAGRPVPCRIRFQTLEGIPIAPYGHHAHINSDGGTWNLDIGGDVRLGSHTYAAIDGDCEGWLPAGEVQVEVVRGFEHEPVRRTVTIAPDQGHLDLVLERRFDARERGYLSGDTHVHFMSTHGAELEARAEDLHIANLLLAQWGEHFTGTEEFTGHAHVSHDHHTVVYAGQENRTNMLGHINLLGLKKPIMPWSTGGSEEDELGGGLATTLSHWADECHAQGGTVVLAHFPVPYGETAALLATGRLDAVETIAYDDYNVTEYYRYLNAGFRVPLVGGTDKMTSEVPVGLVRTYASTRTPGATTGPAAEVDHDAWCAGIRRGDTMVSSGPLLWLTVDDEPPGSVITGRSTVHLRVELETIFPVDRIEVVRNGEVLHTEHVEAGTSTHLLDLPVDVDGSDWLLARCFGSGDAGARHTDTWARPVVAHTSPVYVSSAPTWERVDREVIDTMLAMVEGARRHVTEEARTRWHGAVRHRHGEPDHLAHLTRPFDEATAALHARLGASGTS is encoded by the coding sequence GTGGTGATCCCCGTGCTGCCCTCCCCCGCCTCCCACGGCCCCGCCTCCCCCGAGCCCGAGTACCGCCCGGTCGACCTGGACGCCGTCGCCGACGCGAGCGTCGACGTCTTCGAGGACCCCGCCGACGTCGAGCTGGGCGAGCGGCGGCTCCACGGGCTGCCCTTCCGGTTCGGCACGCCGGAGCGCGCGGTCGTCCGCGTCGACCCGCGCACGACGACCCGCGTCCCGGCCACCGGGCCGGCCACCTGGCTGGTCTTCGCCCACGCCGTCCTGGAGGCCGACCTCTACCGCGGTGGCCGCGTCGGCGACCGGGTCGGCTCCTACACCCTCGAGTACGCCGACGGGACGACCCACACCCACCCGCTGCGCCAGCGCTTCGAGATCGGCCCGACGCCCCGCCGCTGGGACGACCGGCCGCTGCCGCTCGACTGGGGCCAGACGCCCCTGCTGGCCCGCAACGACGCCGAGCACGTGCTCATGGACCGCAGCTGCGGCCGGTACGACCAGGCCGGTGCACGCCTGGTCGGCATCGACGACCCCCAGTCCCAGGTTCCCTACGTGCTGCCCTACCGCTTCTACCTGTGGGCCCTGGAGAACCCCCGCCCCGACGCCGACCTGACGGCCGTCTCGGTCACGGCCGACGAGGCGACGCTCCTGCTCGGCGCACTCACGCTCAGCCGCCTCGACGAGGAGCCCTTCACCACCACGGTGGCGCGGGAGGTGCTGCTCGACATCCGGGACGGCGACGTGGACGAGACCGTGGAGGTCGACGTCGACCGCGGCTCGGCGACCTACGTCTACCGGACCACGCCCGACGTCCAGGACGCCGCCGGGCTCCCCGCCGGGTGGGGCGCCCCGCGGCCGTCGGCCTGGCCCACCGGGTACACCAAGATCTCCGCCTCCCCCTCCGCGACCGTCACCGTGCGCCGCGGGGGCCACCCGATCGGCGAGTTCCGCTGGGCCGACCTCGTGGCCCACGACGTGCTCTCCTTCGACTGGGGCACCGTCCGCCTCCCCCGGCCCGACCAGAACTGGGTCCGCACGCGGGTCCGCGACGCGGCCGGCCGGCCGGTGCCGTGCCGCATCCGCTTCCAGACCCTCGAGGGCATCCCGATCGCGCCGTACGGCCACCACGCCCACATCAACTCCGACGGCGGCACGTGGAACCTCGACATCGGCGGCGACGTACGACTCGGCAGCCACACCTACGCCGCGATCGACGGCGACTGCGAGGGCTGGCTGCCCGCCGGCGAGGTCCAGGTCGAGGTGGTCCGCGGCTTCGAGCACGAGCCCGTCCGCCGGACCGTGACGATCGCGCCCGACCAGGGCCACCTCGACCTCGTCCTCGAGCGCCGCTTCGACGCCCGCGAGCGCGGCTACCTCAGCGGCGACACCCACGTGCACTTCATGTCCACGCACGGCGCCGAGCTCGAGGCGCGGGCCGAGGACCTGCACATCGCCAACCTCCTGCTGGCCCAGTGGGGCGAGCACTTCACGGGCACCGAGGAGTTCACCGGGCACGCGCACGTCTCCCACGACCACCACACGGTCGTGTACGCAGGGCAGGAGAACCGCACCAACATGCTCGGCCACATCAACCTGCTGGGCCTGAAGAAGCCGATCATGCCGTGGTCGACGGGCGGGTCGGAGGAGGACGAGCTCGGCGGCGGCCTGGCCACCACGCTCTCGCACTGGGCCGACGAGTGCCACGCCCAGGGCGGCACCGTCGTCCTCGCCCACTTCCCCGTGCCCTACGGCGAGACGGCGGCGCTCCTGGCCACCGGACGCCTCGACGCCGTCGAGACCATCGCCTACGACGACTACAACGTGACGGAGTACTACCGGTACCTCAACGCCGGGTTCCGGGTCCCGCTGGTCGGCGGCACCGACAAGATGACCAGCGAGGTCCCCGTCGGGCTGGTCCGCACCTACGCCTCGACCAGGACCCCCGGCGCCACCACCGGCCCGGCCGCCGAGGTGGACCACGACGCGTGGTGCGCCGGCATCCGCCGCGGCGACACCATGGTGTCCAGCGGCCCGCTGCTCTGGCTCACCGTCGACGACGAGCCGCCGGGCTCGGTGATCACGGGCCGGTCGACCGTGCACCTGCGCGTCGAGCTCGAGACCATCTTCCCGGTCGACCGCATCGAGGTCGTCCGCAACGGCGAGGTGCTGCACACCGAGCACGTCGAGGCCGGCACCAGCACCCACCTGCTGGACCTGCCCGTCGACGTCGACGGGTCCGACTGGCTCCTCGCCCGGTGCTTCGGGTCCGGCGACGCCGGCGCCCGGCACACCGACACCTGGGCGCGCCCGGTCGTCGCCCACACCTCGCCGGTGTACGTCAGCTCCGCACCCACCTGGGAGCGCGTCGACCGCGAGGTCATCGACACGATGCTCGCGATGGTCGAGGGAGCACGGCGCCACGTCACCGAGGAGGCACGCACCCGCTGGCACGGCGCGGTGCGCCACCGCCACGGCGAGCCCGACCACCTCGCCCACCTGACCCGCCCCTTCGACGAGGCGACCGCCGCGCTGCACGCGCGGCTCGGCGCCTCCGGCACGTCCTAG
- a CDS encoding N,N-dimethylformamidase beta subunit family domain-containing protein: MTMNPDTLSALTNTPAPAFAWSPKGWPSERPSSDPADPETWIYTDRYSYSPGETVTFHVSSSAEEFELEIVRDGSRPTTVHHAHHLTAPQQETPEDAYAAGCGWTPTHSWQVPEDCRSGFFLVTVRNTTPHGTWEREHFFVVRAAADRRSDIALVLTTGTLSAYNDWGGANHYRGIGDDPRNDSGSPLSSTQRPIGRGMLRKPVDAPREYHPYTPSIGWVPRYDSYEWARFNGYSRHHADAFWATYERSFVVWAEEAGYELDYLTQVDLHQDPTALDGYACAVVVGHDEYWTWEQRDVVDAFVERGGGFARFAGNFQWQVRLSEDGTTQYCYRLPSLDPEAATTPRRATTNWEAKSVGRPGATTIGLNGLGGIYNRYGAAVPRSSGGFTVYRPEHWSFEGTDLYYGDLLGGAPAFLAAFEVDSVEYTFRRGLPYPTYEDGAPETLEILAMCPAAKGEEDRFGGQHPIGGPEAEVYAYNAELGDDLPDYVHENQMRGAGMIAAFTRGDGEVFNGGSTEWSNALRVGDPFVDRIVRNVLDRFTKGETR; encoded by the coding sequence ATGACGATGAACCCCGACACGCTCAGCGCGCTCACCAACACCCCCGCCCCGGCCTTCGCCTGGTCGCCGAAGGGCTGGCCCTCGGAACGGCCCTCGAGCGACCCCGCTGACCCCGAGACCTGGATCTACACCGACCGGTACTCCTACAGCCCGGGCGAGACGGTCACCTTCCACGTCTCCTCCTCCGCGGAGGAGTTCGAGCTGGAGATCGTCCGCGACGGCAGCCGGCCCACCACGGTCCACCACGCGCACCACCTCACCGCGCCGCAGCAGGAGACCCCCGAGGACGCCTACGCCGCCGGGTGCGGGTGGACGCCCACCCACAGCTGGCAGGTCCCCGAGGACTGCCGGTCCGGCTTCTTCCTCGTCACCGTCCGCAACACGACTCCCCACGGCACCTGGGAGCGCGAGCACTTCTTCGTCGTGCGCGCCGCCGCCGACCGGCGCAGCGACATCGCCCTCGTCCTCACCACCGGCACCCTGAGCGCGTACAACGACTGGGGCGGCGCCAACCACTACCGCGGCATCGGCGACGACCCCCGCAACGACTCCGGCTCCCCGCTCTCCAGCACCCAGCGCCCGATCGGCCGGGGCATGCTCCGCAAGCCCGTCGACGCCCCCCGGGAGTACCACCCCTACACGCCGAGCATCGGCTGGGTCCCGCGGTACGACTCCTACGAGTGGGCCAGGTTCAACGGCTACAGCCGTCACCACGCCGACGCCTTCTGGGCCACCTACGAGCGCAGCTTCGTGGTGTGGGCGGAGGAGGCCGGCTACGAGCTGGACTACCTCACCCAGGTCGACCTGCACCAGGACCCGACCGCCCTCGACGGCTACGCCTGCGCCGTCGTCGTGGGCCACGACGAGTACTGGACCTGGGAGCAGCGCGACGTCGTCGACGCCTTCGTCGAGCGCGGCGGCGGCTTCGCCCGCTTCGCGGGCAACTTCCAGTGGCAGGTCCGGCTGAGCGAGGACGGCACGACCCAGTACTGCTACCGCCTGCCCTCGCTCGACCCGGAGGCCGCCACGACGCCGCGGCGCGCCACCACCAACTGGGAGGCCAAGAGCGTCGGCCGCCCCGGAGCCACGACCATCGGGCTCAACGGGCTGGGCGGCATCTACAACCGGTACGGCGCCGCGGTCCCGCGCTCCTCCGGCGGCTTCACGGTCTACCGGCCCGAGCACTGGTCGTTCGAGGGGACCGACCTCTACTACGGCGACCTCCTCGGCGGGGCGCCGGCGTTCCTGGCCGCCTTCGAGGTCGACTCGGTCGAGTACACCTTCCGGCGCGGTCTGCCGTACCCGACCTACGAGGACGGCGCCCCCGAGACCCTCGAGATCCTCGCGATGTGCCCGGCCGCCAAGGGCGAGGAGGACCGCTTCGGCGGCCAGCACCCCATCGGCGGCCCGGAGGCGGAGGTGTACGCCTACAACGCCGAGCTCGGCGACGACCTCCCCGACTACGTGCACGAGAACCAGATGCGCGGCGCCGGCATGATCGCCGCCTTCACCCGCGGGGACGGCGAGGTCTTCAACGGCGGCTCGACCGAGTGGTCCAACGCCCTGCGCGTCGGCGACCCCTTCGTCGACCGAATCGTCCGCAACGTCCTGGACCGCTTCACGAAGGGTGAGACCCGATGA